AATGATCACAATGCCAtaagaaaatattactttattCATGACAGAAGTATTAGCTCACCTATGGGGACATTTTCTGGCAAAATAAAGGTCTGAATATAATCATTTTCTTTATTAGGAGAATGTTAGAAAcacattttccaaaacaaattaatttaatGTGGACACATTTTGAATTGAGCAGGGTTATTTTTGAAGGACTTTAGATTAACGAAAAATCCTTCAAGTTTCCTTTCTACTGCAATACAGTAAACCTGATTTCCTAACTATAAGTCAAAAAAAATCTTGTATAAATTCATGAGGAAGCTGCTCACTCCTTGAGGTAGAGGAAATCATGGCAGCAGGAAGCAAATAATCACTCCCATTCTCACAAGTTTGGTGGAGCAAGTCAGCGCATTTCCTCGTAACTGGTTTCTAAttagttcttcatttctttttgacaCAAAACTCTTGATACAGAGTTTTGTACAGGGCAAGCTTAAGATTGAGCCTGAGAACATGAGGATTGTGCTCTGCtaaggaattttaaaatctggaaatgaCAGAAGAATTTGGAAGTGGGTCTAAAAGAATCTTTCGTTCACCTGCAGGCAGGGAACTTGTGTACCCTAgagcacggggtgggggtgggggtgggggtgggagtggaggtgaGGTTGGAGGTGAATCAAGTTCACcagaagagggaaaggaagacTGTTTTTGGAGATTTGAAATGGAAATTGGTCCTACTTAAGGACTGACCTATCAACTGCCAGTGCCTAGATAAACTGTTTATGCTATGGACTTGACCCTGGGGTCTAttgtgaaacaaaacaaacaaacagtcaaAGTGGGCAATCCATATTCTCATTCCAGATCTATAATAAAGACCATTTTTAATAAACAGAAGTAGCTTTTCAAATATGGTTTGTACATAGCTATGCCAAATGATAAGAGTATTGGACTGAATTGAGTATTCAGCAGTATTGACTTCCTTTCTTTGGTGTTTTGTCCTTGCCCTTTACACATCCTTCATTTGAAAACATTTAGAAGAAGCAGAGCAAAAATAAACTCTCCACTTACTTTTCTGGTATGGGCATATTTAAAATTGTAGCACGAAGTTAACCTTCATTATCCGATATAATAACTActttctatatttatattattttcttctacCTTATCAGTTAAATATATGCATTattatattgttatatttgttacagaagtgaaattatattttcttctgtggAAATCTGCAGCTTTTAGTAACTTGGAAAATTTTCACTGAGAGAATAAATATATTCAGGGAAGCATATCATGTTATACGCAATTGGTTCTtcataaatttcttaaaaattacaaattgCAGATTATTAGTCCCTACACCTACCATTTAAAGATATTAAAGAGAAATCACTCATACTAGTTTACAAGAAATGGCATGATCTGTATCTTCAGCATGTGGGGAAAACATGTAGGTGAAGTGATACTTACTATAATGTGTTGTGACTTCCATGGATTAAAAAACTGCTTCATATACACAAATGATAAACTCGGTTCTCCTCAGAGTTCTAAAGGAGCATTTGCCTTCCCTGTCACTCGCAGTATTATCTTCCCAGATCTGAGCTTCAGCCCATCTCAGAGCAGAGGGTAGTATGTGTATTTGGATGAGCCTCACCCTGCTTGAGACTTGTTCCCTTGGGTTGATGGGCAGTGACTGTTAGACTTCTCCAGTATAAACATATACATTTCTGAGGTGggtgtaaataaattcatttgacaGGTTGTTTTAACTTTAGCAAGGCCTTTGAATGAATCAATCATAGAATCAAATTTTGGtgagaagagggaagggaaatAAGCAGCAAACGATAGGGTCTCAAGCAGGCTTTGGACTGTCAACATAGCACAGGAGTCCTGGGAAATAGAGAGAAGAGGTGGCAGGAGCCGTAGATAAATTTCATCTGCTTGTTAGTTTCACCTGGGCCAGACTGCCAGGTAGCGCCTCTGAGCTCTGTCGTATCTCTACGTGCTTAGCGTACCCTATATGGAAATCATTTCACCAGTAGAACCCTTGTCTTCAGTTCCTCTTTTCAGTTGAGAACAAGTTATATCAGTGACTCacgtctttctgtctgtctgcctgcacATTAACATGTTGGTATAAACtgcagattctgcctccccactGTCTCTCATCTGTTTCTTCCTTTAAAGTCCTATTGCCAGAATCAAGTTCAGGACTTTATCATCTCTTGCCCTGGGTTCATGATTTGCTTTCTAACAAGAAGTTAATACGTCCAGTACTCTCTCTGCTCGAAtccattcagatttttttttagaactgTACAAAACTTATATTTCTACTAAAAAGCATCAGTGACCACTCATTGACAGATAGCAACTAAATTGACTGTAGACTTCTTTTTCTGTCTGTCAAAGTCAGCCGCAATAATGGTCAATTTATCTTTTAATCTCTTCTTCCATTGTTCTAAATAGCTGCCAGACTAAATGCTATTTTATGATCAGGCCCCACCAAACACTGCAGGATGCAGTCTGAAATCTTTATGTTGCCACCACCTGAAGTATGTTCTTCCATAACTCTTATTCAAATGCTATTTATTTAATATCCACTTTAGACACATTCTTTacaaattttttctgatttttctcagtCAGATGTGATCAGTGTTTCCTTCAAATCACCATAACAAAGTAAACAACTTCTATGtcaatctttgttttttttttctattatagtgttcatttttcttttgtttcacctTTTAGATTGTAAACATGTTAAGGGAAGaaatagtgtttttattatttcctgtaTCTTCTATATAGTATATCTCAATGCCttatataaaattaaagttttgtaaatatttgttagatTGAGAGTAATGTGTCActgatacattaaaaaattgatatAATGTACTCTTAATTATGTCACCGGAAAAGAATATTTAGAATACACACAAAGGAGCAACTTAAAATAAAAGGGAATGTATTGTTTTTCAAATGACTTTGGTTGATGGTAGGCTTAAAAGGTGGTGTATGACCTTGCTGGCtcaaatggaatgaaatctccTCAGAAGCACTGTTCTTTTGTTTTCAAATCCCTGTATAAATATGGAAGATGAGCTTATGAAATTGCTTTGGCTCACTGAACTTGTGGAGTGACTAActgggagatatatatataatatacaatatatgtaATTAGTATATTATGAATCTTTGCCTGTTCATTTTTACCAATTGGAAAACTAGAGATTTTTTTGAAGTCAGTAGACAGTTCTAAGAATTCCTATCACATTCTCgctaataaaaggaaaataacgtTTAAATTGAAGCTATGGAGCTGCGTAAGTGCAAAGTACCACAGATGTTTGAGTTAGCTTATTAACATTAAtggaaatgaaatatattttatatttaaaaaaagagaggcaTATAATATCTATGGCAAGTAACCTTGAGTACTTAGTACCCTAAATTTGATTCTTAAACATGGCAAAGCTAGAACACCTCCCCTTGGACCCTCCCTGAGTTATTTCTACTAGGGTAAGGCTTTGACTTCAAATGTTGATAATATCTGAGTAAGAAAATATTCTTCTAGGAATTCATCTTAAACAAAAAGAATGTTAAACATGCACAAGTTCAGTAGGCAAAATTATTCTGCAGTATCTAACTCATTTTATGATTACTCTTAACTATCTAAATACAAAGACAATATCAACCTCTGACTTTTACATTTCCTTGGGTCATAGTAAGTCTTTCTTAactccttcccccctccccttttGTCCAGTGTATGATGGAGAGGGGTAATAGGTAGGAGAAATGTGTGCTTTGTGGTGAATTACATCTTTTCTATAAAGTAATAGAATCACATAATAAAACAATAGGATTATATAGAAATTGTGGATGGAGGTACGTGTTAattgaaaattcttctctaatTGTTTTAAGACATAAACTGGAAAATCACTgtcattaattttatatatatgtgtgtatttccaGTGAGCTTTTTAGGGACATTGCATAGGCAAAATActgtttataaataataaattattttctaatctCACATACTCTAGAATGATGATCAAAGATGTCTTTAAATCAACACATTTTATATGCATGTtgctattaaaatataaattatattattatcattttagcagctttaatttatttctttctaaaattttagATGTTTTGTTACTTAGCAATCATTATTTCACCTCAAAAGAACCCCAACCTTTTCATAATAAACTTTCTTTAAACTAACATCGACATCGCACAAGTTTTTGGAATGCTTTTTTGAAGTCTTCATTAAAGATTGTATAAATCAGTGGGTTTATAAGGGAATTGAGATATCCAAGCCATGTCAAAAAATTTGACAGTTCTTCAGAAATTTTACACTTTTTACAGACATTAACAACCAATTCTTTTACAAAAAAAGGAAGCCAACATATTACAAATGCACCCAAGATTAATCCCAGGGTAGTGGCTGCTTTGCGTTCTCTTGTGCCTGAGATCTTTTGTCTTCTCCAAGATTTCTGATGCTTCAATTCAGACCTGGGACTTTTCACTGTGCTGTGAATTTTATCAAAGTCCATTGATGGATCAGATAAAGACTTCTCTAGCATGTACGGTGTGGAGACCAGTCTAGTGCTTTTCTCACTACTCTCCAAAAGGACTTGGCCATTCAGTTCCTCCTTGGCAATCCTACTTGCTTGTCTCTTGTGGTATAACATCTTtgctgctttatatattttgtagtAGAGGATCAGAATCAATGTTAATGGGATGTAGAAAGCTCCAAACGTTGAGTAAATAGTGGAAACAATATGGTCATGTTTGATGATGCACTCATCCTCTCGGCTAGTGCCTTGGTGCCTCCAGAACAGAGGAGGCATAGAGATAAAAACAGATATAATCCAAACTATGGTAATCATAATGCCAGCATGCCTGGGAGTCCTTTTCCTGGCATACTCAACAGCATCTGTGATTGCCCGGTACCGATCCAGAGCTATAGCAGAGAGATGCAAGATGGAGCACGTGCAGCACGTGATGTCAACGCTTAGCCAAATGTCACAGACCACTTGCCCCATAACCCAGCTCTCTCTCACGATGTACACAATGCTGAAAGGCATCACCAGGACAGCTACAAGAAAATCTGTGACTGCAAGGGAGCAAATTAAGTAGTTGGCGGGGTGGTGTAGCTTTCGAGTCACGATAATGGCCGCGATCACAAGGGAGTTGATGGTCGTTGTCATCAGGGCTAGCCCGGACAGAATGAGGGACACCAGGATTTTGGATGGCATTCTGTTGAACAGTTCTTCAGAGGTCAAGTTTTGATCAGATGAGTTTAAGacatccattttttttggttttattttaaaagattaatataGCTGAAAAAATGGATACCTGTAACAAAGGAGGGGAGAATAGTTCAGAGAaggcttcaaatattttcttttcctttcagaataatttttttaagtgtacatgTATGTTTCCTAGAACATTCTATGGGTTTAAAAAATGGAGTTCAGattgcagattttctttttcttttcatttaatttaagaAATGCAACGAGAACAGTAACAAACAAtaacttaaaaacatttcttcCAAAAGGGCTCAAATAAATCAATTTTTATGAGTAAATGAACCTATCACTCAGTAAAATCTCTACTGTTATAAAATTGCATTTAAAATCTATGTTAATTCTGGCTATGTTTTTGTCTAtggtagaaaaaatttaaaaagcacatgTATACACTTAGTACACACTCATTAGTACACACTTGTGCATTATACTGTGTAATataggaaaatattattttaactgaaatggaaggtaacctttaaaaattgtataaaaatttaaaaatgaaagtatcGTTTTAAAGGCAGTCTTCAAAATCATAAGCAATTTCATACTTAATTCAAAGTTACATTGAGAATATTATCACTGAGCTTTTGGAGACTAAAGGaacatttaatgtattttatatcaGGATATA
This portion of the Vicugna pacos chromosome 1, VicPac4, whole genome shotgun sequence genome encodes:
- the HTR1F gene encoding 5-hydroxytryptamine receptor 1F; this translates as MDVLNSSDQNLTSEELFNRMPSKILVSLILSGLALMTTTINSLVIAAIIVTRKLHHPANYLICSLAVTDFLVAVLVMPFSIVYIVRESWVMGQVVCDIWLSVDITCCTCSILHLSAIALDRYRAITDAVEYARKRTPRHAGIMITIVWIISVFISMPPLFWRHQGTSREDECIIKHDHIVSTIYSTFGAFYIPLTLILILYYKIYKAAKMLYHKRQASRIAKEELNGQVLLESSEKSTRLVSTPYMLEKSLSDPSMDFDKIHSTVKSPRSELKHQKSWRRQKISGTRERKAATTLGLILGAFVICWLPFFVKELVVNVCKKCKISEELSNFLTWLGYLNSLINPLIYTIFNEDFKKAFQKLVRCRC